The Humulus lupulus chromosome 3, drHumLupu1.1, whole genome shotgun sequence genome window below encodes:
- the LOC133825741 gene encoding uncharacterized protein LOC133825741 has product MAGASSSSSSFAEILTEIPELRGDNFKIWKERVLLHLGCADMDYAIRKDEPAAITVTSTAAQIALYEKWERSNRLSIMFIMSKIPLGMRGSVEQPEKVKDLIKLIDEQFDTSDKPLYNNLIHQFSSTKLTGVKGVKEHISKMRDISAQLKKLDVVIPETFLVHYILNHLPPQYGPFKISYNTHKDKWSINELITMCAQEEARLLQEQGESAHMATQGKKRKPSKKDKGKNKVPPQGDIKKDSIKCFFCKKKGHAKKECAKFKKWMDDNGNPISFVCYESNMANVNINTWWIDSGSTIHISNSLQGLQNLRKPVGRGE; this is encoded by the exons atggctggag cttcttcatcatcctctagttttgctgaaatccttaccgaaattcctgagcttaggggtgataatttcaaaatctggaaggaacgagttcttcttcatttaggctgcgccgacatggactacgcaataaggaaggacgaacctgctgcaatcactgtgactagcactgctgctcagatcgcactatatgagaaatgggagcggtccaatcgcctcagcatcatgttcatcatgtccaagatccctctgggaatgcgtggatcggtggagcaacctgagaaagtcaaagacttgatcaaactgatcgatgagcagttcgacacttcggacaaaccactttacaacaacctcatccaccagttctcatccacaaaactcactggtgtcaaaggagttaaagaacatatttcaaagatgagggacatttctgctcaactgaagaaactcgatgtagtcattcccgaaaccttcctggtccactacatccttaaccatcttccacctcaatatgggcctttcaaaatttcctacaacacacataaggacaaatggagtatcaatgaactgataacaatgtgtgctcaagaagaagcaaggctcctgcaggaacaaggtgaaagtgctcacatggccacccaaggcaagaaacgcaaaccatccaagaaggacaaggggaaaaataaagtgcctccccaaggtgatataaagaaggattccatcaaatgtttcttctgcaaaaagaagggacatgcgaaaaaggaatgcgccaagttcaagaaatggatggacgacaatggtaatccaatttcattcgtatgttatgaatctaatatggctaatgttaatattaacacatggtggattgattctggatcgacaattcacatttcaaattccttgcagggtttacaaaacctaaggaagccagtgggaa